The segment TCACCGCATTACGCCCCACAAACCGGCGCCGCCCGCGCAAGGAGATGTGCCATGTTGCTGCTCAAGATCCTCATCCACTGCCAGAACTTCCTGCAACGCAAGGACGGAGCCTCCGGTATCGAATACGCAGTCATTGCGGCAATGGTTGCCGTAGCACTGGCGGCCTTCGTCGATCCGATCTCCGCACAGATCAAAACCATGATGGGCACCATCCAGACCGCCATCACGCCTTGATCGAAAGCCGCACACGCATGCCCTGCGCTACCTACCCGTCAGGAGCCGACGATGCCAACCTCTTCCTTGCGTCAACAGATCCTTCTAGTCGACGACGAGGAAGAGGCACTGCTCGAACTTGCCGAATTATTGGAAAACGAAGGTTTCAAGTGCCACACCGCCACCTCAGTCAAAGCCGCACTGCAGCAACTCACGCGCTACCCTGACGTCGCCTTGGTCATCACCGACCTGCGCATGCCCGAAGAAAGCGGCATCGGCCTGATCAAGCGCCTGCGCGACCACACCTCCCGCCAACACCTGCCGGTGATCGTCATGTCCGGGCATGCCGATCTGGAAGATGTCAGCGACCTGCTGCGCTTGCAGGTACTGGATCTGTTTCGCAAGCCGATCTTCCACGCCCGCCTGCTGGAGACGCTGGAGAACCTGTTTCCCACACCGAGGATGCAGGTGGTTCGCCAGTAACGTACATCGCTCAGATGAGCATGGCGTAGCCACGCAACATGCCCGCCGTTTGGGGCAACCCCTGCTTGAGTAAACACTCGATCAGGGCGTAAGCGGTATAGGGCGAGCGCACCAGGGCTTGGCGCATTTCAGCTACCGCAGCGAGTACCGCAGCTTGATCCAGGTCCCAAAGATCCATGATGAACTCATCAGGATGCTGCGCTTGCACATCGAACGCATTGAGCGTCGAGGACGGAAAATCCTTCAAATTAAACGTGACGATGATTTCCGCGCTGCTTCTGATGGCGGCAGCCAGAACATGAGCATCATCCGGATCTGGCAGCTCGATCGAGTCGAGGAGTTGTTCATGGCCTTTAACTAAAGCATCGGGAATCGCGGCCTCCATTAGCCTAGATACCCGATCGAGTTGTTCCCTGCTCAGGTCCTCCCTATTGCGTAGAAGGTTACGCTTCCACTCTTCGTCGTGTGCCCATCAATAGCCCAACCCAAGCTCTTCAGACAGGCTCGTCAACTCATTCAAGGCCTTGTGTCTGGCGTCATCACGCTGTTGCTTGTAGGCCATAAGGTCGGAAAAAAACACTCTTCGATGGCGGCCAGCCTTGTGGTGAGGCAGTGCCCCCTCCTCCAGCAGCTTGACCAGATGAGGCCGTGAAACACTCAGTAAGTCTGCGGCTTCCTGAGTAGTCAGTTCGGCATGAACCGGCACCACACGTACGGAATTTCCTAGCGCCAGTTCACCCAATACATCCATCAGCAAGCGCAAAGCGCTCGTCGGCAATTCAACTGCATGTGCCTTGTTTTTCTCATCGTAGATTTCGATTCGCTGCATATCTTCTTTGGTGCAGAGAAATGCGGCGAGCGCTCGCTGCCCCTGTACCGCTGCAGCGATCTCTCGAGCCTGTGGAAAGTCAGATTTGCGGGATATGCTCATGACTGTATTTCCCATTGCCATGCCAATATCACCTGAGCCTAATCGAAATAAACGAAAACTCAACTCCAATCTCCTCGGCAAGGGCAAGCCGCTGGCAACGCTTCCAAGGGTAAGAACAAACATCTGTTGGGGCTATCAGACGACGTTCTGACAGCGTGCGTCAGGCGTTTCTCTGAAACTCACAACTGCCAACTGAAACTCAAGGTCATCCGCGGCCGCCGATCGAGGCTGTCCAGGGCGATGTCCGATAGCGGCTTGGCGACTTCCAGGGCAACGTTGTAGTAGCGCGCATCACCCAGCCTCACGCCGAGCGCTGCCGATGACAGGCGTGCCTCGCGGATATCAACCTCGTTGAACCAGGTGCGGGCGGCGTCCAACACGACGTAGGGTTGCAGCACCTTCAGCCAATGGCCTTCTCGCTTGAAGCTGTAGTTCAGCTCATAGGCCACACCCCAGCCCTTGTCGCCCCAGGCTTGATCACTGGGGTAACCACGGCCGAAGCCCTGCCCACCAAACACCACGCGCTCGCTGTCCGGCAGGCTGTCACCGCTCCAGGACAACGCCGCCGAAGCTACGCCTTGCCAGTTGTCGAACCACTGATCACTCTGCAACGCAGACAGGCGCAGACGGAGAAAGTCCAAGTCGTAGTCGGCATTGGTCCGCGCCCCGAAATAGTCCAACCCCTGGTACACGCCGGCGCTGACAATCCGCAGGCGGCCAGGGTCGGCCTGGCGCCAGTCGCCCTCGAAGGACAGCGCACGCAGGTGGGTCTGGCTATCTGACTTCAGCCCAGAGCCAACCCGCTGGTAGTCGATCCGGTCCTTGACCACATAGAAGCGTCCAACCACGTCCAGCCATTGCCTGGGCGAGGCGATCAGGGTTTGGCTGATACCGACCGAGTAGCGATCAGTCTCGCGCTGCTGGGTTAGATCGATGCCATTGTCCAGGCGTACCCGCGTACTGGGCTCGCTGCGGTAGCGCGCAGCCGAAAGCAGCAGGCGGCTGCCCTCGCCATCCAGGTACTGGCCATAATCCAGCCGGCCATAATGACTCTCATCCTCTCCAGGTGGCACCAGTGCGCTGGCCGAGAGCTGTTCGGCGAAGCGGGTTTGCCCATTGCTGGTCAGCGCAATCAGCGCTTGTGGATCATCGCGACTGCCCTCGACGACCTGCACGGAAGTGCTAAGCGGTTTGCGCGAGGCCTGGGCGACCAGCCGCGCAGCGCCATCAGCGCTGGCTGGCGCAGCCAAGTGCGCGGCAAAGCTCACTCCCGGGATGCGATTAATCAGGCTGGTATAGCGCTCGAAGGTGGTCCGGGTCAGCGGACGCTCGGCCTTGAGCTTGCCCAACAGGGTGTCCAGGTAGGTGGCAGCCGGACCGATGTCGCCCTCTATCTGGTAATCACGGATATAACCTTCCACCAGCACCACGCGCACCCGGCCATCGGCAAAGTCCTGGGGTGGCAGGTAGGCGTATGAGAGCAGGTAACCATCCTGCTGATAGCGCTGGGTCAAGCGCTGGGTGAACTCGACCAGTTCGCCCAACGTGACCCTGCGACCGATCAATGGCCGGTAATGCTCGCGCAGATCACTCAAGGGGAACACCGTACCGCCCTCGAAGCGGACCTTGCGCAGCTCGAACCGGCTGCTCAGGGGCAGTGCATGTGGCTGACCGACAGCTATCGGCGCAACGTGCATTACCGGCACGTTAGGACGATAGGCGTCGACCGGCACATTCGCGCTGGGTAGGCGTCGCTCGATGTCGTTGCTGTTGAGAAAGCTGGGCAAAGGCTGGGCCCCGGCCAGCCCCGCCCAGGACAGCATCAGCAGGGACACGACCAGAGGGCGCATTCGGACACTCCATGATCCCGTGGATAAGGGCCGCAAGTGCCGCCCCGTCACGTGCAAAGCCTAGGCGCTGGCCCAGTAAACGTCGAACCTTGTACGCGCCTGGCGCCGGTGAATCATTCGCTGACCTGGAACTCTACCCGCGCCGTCTCGCCGCTCTCGTCCAAGGCACTGAGTTCGATGCGCCCGGCCTGTTCGAAACGCAGCAGCATGCTGTCCTGCCCGCGGGTTTCACCCAGCGGCTGGCCATTGACGAACCACCAGCGCAGGCCAGCGCCACCTAACGCCGAAACATGCAGCTGCAAAGGCTCGCTGCTGGTCGCCGGGCGACGCAGGTTATCACCGGGGCGAACGCCGACGATCGACAGCGGTGGCGCGCTGGCCGGAACCTGCGGCGGGCAGGCTGGATCGACTAGCGGCAGACGCGCTGCACGCCGCTCGACCCGGGCCAGCCAAGGTTCCAATGGGGCCGGCCAGAGGGCGATGTCCTGCGCCTTGGCACCGGCGCAGCTGGCATCGACACGCAAGCCTTGGTCATTGACCCAGACGGTTTCGCGCAGGCTCAAGCCCAACGGCTGGTCAGCCGCCTGCAAGGTCGGCGGG is part of the Pseudomonas urmiensis genome and harbors:
- a CDS encoding Flp family type IVb pilin encodes the protein MLLLKILIHCQNFLQRKDGASGIEYAVIAAMVAVALAAFVDPISAQIKTMMGTIQTAITP
- a CDS encoding response regulator, producing MPTSSLRQQILLVDDEEEALLELAELLENEGFKCHTATSVKAALQQLTRYPDVALVITDLRMPEESGIGLIKRLRDHTSRQHLPVIVMSGHADLEDVSDLLRLQVLDLFRKPIFHARLLETLENLFPTPRMQVVRQ
- a CDS encoding helix-turn-helix domain-containing protein produces the protein MSISRKSDFPQAREIAAAVQGQRALAAFLCTKEDMQRIEIYDEKNKAHAVELPTSALRLLMDVLGELALGNSVRVVPVHAELTTQEAADLLSVSRPHLVKLLEEGALPHHKAGRHRRVFFSDLMAYKQQRDDARHKALNELTSLSEELGLGY
- a CDS encoding ShlB/FhaC/HecB family hemolysin secretion/activation protein — encoded protein: MRPLVVSLLMLSWAGLAGAQPLPSFLNSNDIERRLPSANVPVDAYRPNVPVMHVAPIAVGQPHALPLSSRFELRKVRFEGGTVFPLSDLREHYRPLIGRRVTLGELVEFTQRLTQRYQQDGYLLSYAYLPPQDFADGRVRVVLVEGYIRDYQIEGDIGPAATYLDTLLGKLKAERPLTRTTFERYTSLINRIPGVSFAAHLAAPASADGAARLVAQASRKPLSTSVQVVEGSRDDPQALIALTSNGQTRFAEQLSASALVPPGEDESHYGRLDYGQYLDGEGSRLLLSAARYRSEPSTRVRLDNGIDLTQQRETDRYSVGISQTLIASPRQWLDVVGRFYVVKDRIDYQRVGSGLKSDSQTHLRALSFEGDWRQADPGRLRIVSAGVYQGLDYFGARTNADYDLDFLRLRLSALQSDQWFDNWQGVASAALSWSGDSLPDSERVVFGGQGFGRGYPSDQAWGDKGWGVAYELNYSFKREGHWLKVLQPYVVLDAARTWFNEVDIREARLSSAALGVRLGDARYYNVALEVAKPLSDIALDSLDRRPRMTLSFSWQL